In Deltaproteobacteria bacterium, the DNA window TTGTTGCTTCTTGTGTTGGGGAGGGATCCCATCTCCTTTTACGGCCATATCGTCCGGGCGGGGCTGGTCAACAAGAGCGGGCTGCAGGATACGGTGATCAGGATGGCTCCCTTGCTCTTGATGGCCGGGGGCCTGATAGTCGCCTTCCAGGGAGGCATCTGGAATATCGGCGGAGACGGCCAGTTCTTAATGGGGGCGGCTCTGGCGGCTGGGTTCGGTCCCGCATTCATGGCGGCAATGCCCGTATGGTCGAGCCTTTTCCTCTTGTGCGTCATAGGCACTATCGCCGGAGGCCTCTTGACGATCATACCTGCCGTGCTCAAGGCGAGGTACGGGGTCAACGAGATCATCAGCTCTTTGATGATGAGCTTCATAGGCATCAACCTGGCGAACCTGCTCATCAAGGGGCCGTTTCGCAGCACCAAGACGCTTGTGCCCCAGACCGACGTCGTCCCTTTTGCGAAATTGCTGCCGCCGATTCCGGGAACTCGCATCCACGTGGGGATCGTTGTGGCGCTCATATTGATCTTCCTTGTCTACGATGTGATGAAAAGAACCTCCCTGGGGCTCAAGCTGCGGCTTCTCGGCGCGAATCCGAGGGCCGCCCGGCATGCCGGGCTCAACAACTCGCGGCTCATAGTGGGTGCGTTCATGGTAAGCGGCGCGTTCATGGGGCTTGCAGGGAGCGTGGAAATTCTCGGTGTATGGGGTTATATGAGGGCGGATTGGAATCCGAATTTCGGGCTTGCGCTGTTTGCGCTGGTCTTCTTGGCCCGGTTGAACGCGTTGGCGACCATACCACTGGTTGGATTCTATGCGGCCTTTTCGATCGGGGGGCATTCCGCGGCCAGGGCGGCCGGACTTCCGGACGACTTCATGCTGATAATCATAGGATTGGTGCTGCTCTTCATGGCGCTCAGCGAGTATCTCAAGGAGCGGCGGTCCGGGTCGTCTGGCCTCCTGTTGCGTGTCCTTCGCAGTCTGCGGGAGTTAAGGACCGATGAATGATCTCTTGAGTGTCTCCTTTCTGTCCGCACTGGTTTCGGGCGGCATTCTCGCGGGAATGCCCGTGCTGTTCGCAAGCCTTGGAGAGACGATCTCCGAACGAGCCGGCGTGCTGAACATAGGGCTCGAAGGGATGATGCTGGCCGGTGGTTACGCAGGATTCGTGGCGGCGCTGTACTCCGAACAGCACTGGCTGGGCTTGGCTGCAAGTGTGGGCGCAGGTGCCCTCATTGGGGTGATTGTGGCCTGGTGCTGTGTCGGCCTCAGGATGGATCAGATCGTGGTGGGGATCGCTGTCCTTATTCTTGCAGAAGGGGTTACCAGCGTTCTGCAGCGAGCCCAGTTCGGAACCACCTATCCGCGGCTGGAACAGGTGGCGATTGTCAAGATACCTCTGCTCTCATCCATCCCGGTACTGGGATCCAGCCTCTTCACCCAGCCTCTGGTCGTGTACATCGGGTTTGCCATGATCGGGGTGCTGCACTGGCTTCTGAAATCGACCTACATAGGTCTCAATCTGCGAGCCGCCGGAGAGAAGCCTGAGGCGGTGGATGCAGCCGGTATCAGCGTGGTGGCCATACGCGCCGTAGCCGTTCTGGTTACCGGTGGACTGGCCGGCCTTGGTGGCGGGTACATGGCTATCGTGGGTGCGGGTATCTTTGTGCCCTTCATGACGAAAGGCGCCGGCTTCATCGCGATCGTGGTGGCGATGTTGGCCAGAGGAAGGGCCGTATGGGTGCTCATAGGCTCGCTCCTGTTCGGGATGTCGGTCTCACTCACTACATCGTTGCAACTGATAGGAGTCGAAGTGGCCCAGGACGTTGTCAACATGATCCCCTTCGTAGCGGTGATGATAGCACTCGTTGCCTTTGCCAGGGGAGCCTATCTGCCGGCTGCCCTGGCCATACCGTATCACCGTGAAGC includes these proteins:
- a CDS encoding ABC transporter permease, with protein sequence MAGTIEVNEGALGDDPKGARGPGGGVLGRVWKGAVEGIGPVVLALIAGGLLLLVLGRDPISFYGHIVRAGLVNKSGLQDTVIRMAPLLLMAGGLIVAFQGGIWNIGGDGQFLMGAALAAGFGPAFMAAMPVWSSLFLLCVIGTIAGGLLTIIPAVLKARYGVNEIISSLMMSFIGINLANLLIKGPFRSTKTLVPQTDVVPFAKLLPPIPGTRIHVGIVVALILIFLVYDVMKRTSLGLKLRLLGANPRAARHAGLNNSRLIVGAFMVSGAFMGLAGSVEILGVWGYMRADWNPNFGLALFALVFLARLNALATIPLVGFYAAFSIGGHSAARAAGLPDDFMLIIIGLVLLFMALSEYLKERRSGSSGLLLRVLRSLRELRTDE
- a CDS encoding ABC transporter permease, encoding MNDLLSVSFLSALVSGGILAGMPVLFASLGETISERAGVLNIGLEGMMLAGGYAGFVAALYSEQHWLGLAASVGAGALIGVIVAWCCVGLRMDQIVVGIAVLILAEGVTSVLQRAQFGTTYPRLEQVAIVKIPLLSSIPVLGSSLFTQPLVVYIGFAMIGVLHWLLKSTYIGLNLRAAGEKPEAVDAAGISVVAIRAVAVLVTGGLAGLGGGYMAIVGAGIFVPFMTKGAGFIAIVVAMLARGRAVWVLIGSLLFGMSVSLTTSLQLIGVEVAQDVVNMIPFVAVMIALVAFARGAYLPAALAIPYHREAR